AATATAGCCAGATTTTATGAAAAATTGTTTTTAAGGGAAGGAGTGCCTTTATGAACGAAAAAGAAATAATGACGGTCAAACAGGTTGCAGAATATTTACAGATGGATGAACACACCGTCTATAAACTTGCCCGCACAGGACTTATCCCTTCACTCAAAATCGCTGGTCAGTGGCGGTTTAAAAAAGAGGTAATTGATAAATGGATAAGTGAGCAATCTTTGGAAAGAACAACACAAAAAGGCAAGGCAAAATAATGAGGCACAAGGAAAAGAAATATCCGAAAGCAATTTATAACTGGCCTGAAGACGAAAGACCGCGAGAGCGACTTTTAAAATTCGGTGCTGATAAACTTTCTGATACAGAACTTTTGGCAATCCTTTTAAGGGTTGGTTCAAGCGGGAAAAGTGCTGTGGATATGGCAAGAGAAGTGATAAACGAATTTGGGAATTTTAGGAATATTGACTCAAAAGGTTTTTCTGAACTAAAAAGAAAGGGGTTAGGTATTGCTAAAATTACACAGATAAAAGCAGCCATAGAAATTGGCAAAAGATTTCTTAAAGAAAAAAGTTTGACTAAAATCAAGGTTAAAACCAGCAAGGATATAGTTGATTATTTTATCCCTTACTTGAGGGATATGAAAAAAGAAATTTTTAAGGCAGTCCTACTTGATGGAAAGAATAAAATAATCAAAGATGTAACCATATCAGAAGGAACACTTACCAAAAGCATTGTCCATCCGAGAGAGGTTATAAAAGAAGCAGTTGCAGAATCAGGAGCGGCACTGGTGCTTATTCACAATCACCCAAGCGGTGAACCACGACCAAGCCAAGATGATATAGAAATAACAAACCGTATAATCTCTGCCTGTGAACTTGTAGGAATAAGGGTTTTAGACCATATCATCATTGGCGATAACAATTATTTTAGTTTTTTCAATGAAGGGCTGATTAAGGAGGAATAAACTATATGCCTGAAAAAGAATTTAAGCCAAGTGAGGAAGTTGAAGCTAAAGAAGGATATGTAAAGGATTTTTTGACTAATCGGTTAATCCGTCAAACCCCAGAGGAACAATCAAGACAAATTATGTTAATGAGATTGGTTCAAGAATATGAATACCCTAAAGAATGGATAAAAACCGAGTTTGAAATACAAAAAGGCAGTAAAAGAATTGGTCCTGCTGACATTGTTGTATTTAGGGATGGTAAAAGCAAAGACCAGGAGAATATTTGGATTATCATAGAAACCAAACGAAAGGAACGCTCTGATGGTATTGAACAATTAAAAACTTATCTTTCTCCCTGTAAAGGGGCAAAGTTTGGCATCTGGTTTAATGGCCAGGATATTGCATATCTGGAAGCATTAGACCGTGCCCCTTATTTTCGGGAAGTTCTCAAAATTCCTAAATGTGGCGAAACGACAATCCATCTTCCCGAGAAAAAAGACCTAAAACCAGCACCAGAATTAAGAAGCATTTTTGAAACCTGCCATAACTATATTTATGCAAATGAAGGATTGCTTAAAGAAAAGGTTTTTAACGAGGTTTTAAAACTTATCTTTATAAAAATGGTTGATGAAAAAAGGATTTCTGCTAAATGTGAATTTGGAATAACAACAGAGGAAGAAGAAGAAATAAAAGAGGGTAAGCCAAGTGTTTTTACAGATAGAATTATAAAACTTTTTGAAGAGGTAAAATCAAGGTATTCTGATGTCTTTGACCAGAATGAAAGGATAGCTCTAAAACCGATTACCCTTGCCTTTGTG
This genomic interval from bacterium contains the following:
- a CDS encoding helix-turn-helix domain-containing protein — encoded protein: MNEKEIMTVKQVAEYLQMDEHTVYKLARTGLIPSLKIAGQWRFKKEVIDKWISEQSLERTTQKGKAK
- the radC gene encoding DNA repair protein RadC produces the protein MRHKEKKYPKAIYNWPEDERPRERLLKFGADKLSDTELLAILLRVGSSGKSAVDMAREVINEFGNFRNIDSKGFSELKRKGLGIAKITQIKAAIEIGKRFLKEKSLTKIKVKTSKDIVDYFIPYLRDMKKEIFKAVLLDGKNKIIKDVTISEGTLTKSIVHPREVIKEAVAESGAALVLIHNHPSGEPRPSQDDIEITNRIISACELVGIRVLDHIIIGDNNYFSFFNEGLIKEE
- a CDS encoding type I restriction enzyme HsdR N-terminal domain-containing protein; this encodes MPEKEFKPSEEVEAKEGYVKDFLTNRLIRQTPEEQSRQIMLMRLVQEYEYPKEWIKTEFEIQKGSKRIGPADIVVFRDGKSKDQENIWIIIETKRKERSDGIEQLKTYLSPCKGAKFGIWFNGQDIAYLEALDRAPYFREVLKIPKCGETTIHLPEKKDLKPAPELRSIFETCHNYIYANEGLLKEKVFNEVLKLIFIKMVDEKRISAKCEFGITTEEEEEIKEGKPSVFTDRIIKLFEEVKSRYSDVFDQNERIALKPITLAFVVSQLQEYSLIETKADVKGIAFQTFVYAHQRGERGEFFTPHPIVELAVNMLDPKDDEKFIDPACGSAGFLVSGMNYVKEKCNYSPYPYLIPIGTRGLLIKIKDSVSITFCPCFLIVDM